The Verrucomicrobiota bacterium genomic sequence TTCTCACAGGAGAAAACAGAGCCAACGGAGAAAACACAATGAACGGTGAGCGAGGGCCTCTGAGGTTCTCAAATTTGAATCTCGACAATCTGACAACCGAGACAAATGCCGAAATCCCCAAAGCATTAAAACCTCAAAACCAACTCACGATCCCTTTCAGATTATTCGTCCTTTGGATGGATTCGTCTCGGATTTGCGCCCCGCTCTCCGTTATCTCCGTTTGCTCCTGTTGAGTTCGACCGCCGTTACTGAACTCGTCCGGCCCCTCAAATCTCAGCGCGCACTAAACTCCGGCTTCTCCCGATGCCAGCTCGTGGTCTGCTCGTAGGCATGGGCGATGCGGAGGATCGTTTCCTCGCCGAGATGTTTGCCGAGCAGTTGGAGGCCGATCGGCAGTTTCGGGTTTTTCGTGAAACCGCAAGGCACGCTTATCCCGCAAATGCCCGCCAGGTTTGCCGAGATCGTGAAGATGTCGATGAGATACATTTGCAGCGGGTCGTCGGCCTTTTCGCCAATCTTGAAGGCTGCGGTCGGCGAGGTGGGCGTCACGATGGCATCGACCTTCTCGAACGCTTTGAGGAAATCCTGCCGAATGAGCGTCCGGATTTTCTGCGCGCGCAGATAATACGCATCGTAATAGCCGCTGCTGAGAACGTAGGTGCCCAGAATAATCCGCCGCTTGATCTCCGCGCCAAACCCCGCGCCGCGCGTCCGCGAATAAAGCTCGATCGGGTCCTTCCCTTCCACGCGGAGTCCATAGCGGATGCCGTCAAAGCGCGCGAGGTTGGCGCTGGCTTCGGCGGTGGCGATGATGTAGTAGGTCGCGACCGCGTATTCCGTGTGCGGCAAGGAAATCTCCGTGACTTCAGCGCCCAGCTTCTGGAGTTGCTGGACGGCGGAGCGGATGGCTTGCTCCACTTCCGGATCCAGGCCGCCCACCATGTATTCCTTGGGCAAGCCGAGCTTGAGACTTTTGATGTCCCCGTTCAATCTTGCGGCGTAATCCGGAACCGGCTCCGGAATCGTGGTCGAATCTCTCCGATCATGCCCGGCAATCGTGCGCAGCAACAACGCGGCGTCCCGGACCGATTTCGCCAACGGGCCGATTTGATCGAGCGACGATGCGTACGCCACCAAACCGTATCTCGAGACCCTTCCGTAAGTGGGCTTGACGCCAACGCATCCGCAAAGCGCGGCGGGCTGGCGGATCGAACCGCCGGTATCCGAACCGAACGCAGCCAGGCATTGGTCGGCAGCCACGGCAGCCGCGGCGCCTCCGGAAGAGCCGCCCGGGATGCGCGTCAAGTCCCACGGATTCCGAGTCACTTGAAAACCCGAATTCTCCGTGGAGCTGCCCATGGCGAACTCGTCCATGTTCAGCCGCCCAAACACGATGGCCCCGGCGGCTTTGAGTTTTTCCACCGCGGTCGCGTCGAACGGGGAGACGTACTGGCCAAGGATTTTGGAGCCGCAGTTCAAAGGCTG encodes the following:
- the gatA gene encoding Asp-tRNA(Asn)/Glu-tRNA(Gln) amidotransferase subunit GatA, with protein sequence MPNRLTISELSVQLARREISAREAVQACLSRIQATDGQIKAFLSCDETDALAQADAADAAIAKGATHAQQPLLGVPVALKDVIAVKNQPLNCGSKILGQYVSPFDATAVEKLKAAGAIVFGRLNMDEFAMGSSTENSGFQVTRNPWDLTRIPGGSSGGAAAAVAADQCLAAFGSDTGGSIRQPAALCGCVGVKPTYGRVSRYGLVAYASSLDQIGPLAKSVRDAALLLRTIAGHDRRDSTTIPEPVPDYAARLNGDIKSLKLGLPKEYMVGGLDPEVEQAIRSAVQQLQKLGAEVTEISLPHTEYAVATYYIIATAEASANLARFDGIRYGLRVEGKDPIELYSRTRGAGFGAEIKRRIILGTYVLSSGYYDAYYLRAQKIRTLIRQDFLKAFEKVDAIVTPTSPTAAFKIGEKADDPLQMYLIDIFTISANLAGICGISVPCGFTKNPKLPIGLQLLGKHLGEETILRIAHAYEQTTSWHREKPEFSAR